A window from Cryptomeria japonica chromosome 1, Sugi_1.0, whole genome shotgun sequence encodes these proteins:
- the LOC131858122 gene encoding E3 ubiquitin-protein ligase RDUF1-like produces the protein MSTNNTQVGITANQRLRDSIDFISRALTELENVPDSSQTRDDLMRAQTILSFCILAQIIIAADHVNAESECSICTEPFQVGDDARQMPCHESHIFHARCLLPWLKRRNTCPTCRTRLVRPINATPDSQNEEFVTSRTSNNG, from the coding sequence ATGAGTACCAACAACACACAAGTAGGTATCACTGCTAACCAGCGACTAAGGGACTCTATCGACTTTATATCGAGGGCACTAACAGAGCTTGAAAACGTTCCGGACAGCTCACAAACTCGCGACGATCTTATGAGGGCACAAACTATACTATCCTTCTGTATCCTTGCTCAAATAATAATTGCAGCCGATCATGTCAACGCAGAATCCGAGTGTTCGATTTGCACCGAGCCTTTTCAAGTGGGGGATGATGCTCGACAGATGCCTTGTCATGAATCCCACATATTCCATGCTCGCTGCCTTCTTCCATGGCTGAAAAGGCGTAATACTTGTCCCACCTGTAGAACTCGCTTAGTCCGTCCGATAAATGCAACTCCAGATTCTCAGAACGAGGAATTCGTTACATCCAGAACCTCTAATAATGGCTAG
- the LOC131028362 gene encoding uncharacterized protein LOC131028362, with translation MSTNNTQVDNAALRQQVMEAIDLILRPQTDLENIADNSLFRDTIFRAQTSLSLLIQSDTEDVELSQVELPSDREDVEKLTQIIIAARHVNAESECSICTEPFQVGDDARQMPCHESHIFHARCLVQWLERRNTCPICRTRLLRPINGSPDSENEEFITSTTSING, from the coding sequence ATGAGTACCAACAACACACAAGTAGATAACGCGGCTCTTCGCCAGCAAGTAATGGAGGCTATAGACCTTATATTGAGGCCACAAACAGACCTTGAGAACATTGCAGACAACTCACTATTTCGCGACACTATTTTTAGGGCACAAACTTCATTATCCCTCCTTATCCAATCTGATACAGAGGATGTTGAGTTATCGCAAGTTGAGTTGCCATCTGATAGAGAGGATGTGGAGAAGCTAACTCAAATAATAATTGCAGCTCGTCATGTTAACGCAGAATCAGAGTGTTCGATTTGCACCGAGCCTTTCCAAGTCGGGGATGATGCTCGACAGATGCCTTGTCATGAATCCCACATATTCCATGCTCGCTGCCTTGTTCAATGGCTGGAAAGGCGTAATACTTGTCCCATCTGTAGAACTCGCTTGCTCCGTCCGATAAATGGAAGTCCAGATTCTGAGAACGAGGAATTTATCACATCCACAACCTCTATTAATGGCTAG